The Bacillus sp. Y1 genome includes the window GGACGAAATCGTTGCTCGCATCAAGCAAGCTTTGCCAGAAGTAACATCCATTGTGCAAAACGTAAATGGACAAAAAACATCGCTGATCTTTGGTGATGAAACTAGACTATTAGAGGGAAGAGAGTTCATCCAAGAAACTCTAGGAGAACTCGAATTTGAGCTATCAGCAAGAACGTTCTTCCAGCTAAATCCTGAGCAAACCGTGAACCTTTACAATGAGGTAAAAGAAGCAGCAGCACTAACAGGTGTGGAAAAAGTTGTGGATGCTTACTGTGGAGTGGGAACCATCGGTCTATGGCTAGCAGATGGAGCAGATGAAATCCGTGGAATGGATGTTATCGCAGATTCGATTGAAGATGCAGAAAAAAATGCCGAGAGACATGGAATCAGTCACGCTACTTATGTTGTCGGTAAAGCCGAACAAGTCCTACCGAAATGGGCAAAAGAAGGATGGAAACCGGATGTACTTGTAGTGGATCCACCAAGAACAGGCTTGGATCAACAGTTATTAAACACGATTCTAAAGGTAAAGCCAAAGAAAATTGTGTATGTTTCATGTAATCCATCCACACTCGCAAAGGATATCTCCGTGTTGGTTTCAAAATATAAGGTTGGTTATATTCAACCTGTGGATATGTTCCCACAAACAAGCCACATTGAAAGTGTTACTAGTTTAATCTTAAAGGGATAAATGGCAGTTTTTTTGGATAAGTCAGACAATATCCACAATTTTATTCACATTGAGTATAAAATCTGGATAAAAAACATGGAAAAATTGAAGAAATCAAGTTATCCACAGTCTAATAAGTCTGAACTTAAAGAATGGCTCCTTATTTTCAGGGGTCATTTAATTTTTTTTATGACAAGTGCTATAGTAGGAAAGGTAAACAATCTTCAGGGGGATAAATCAATGAATAATAACGATATATTAATCAGATTAAGATACGCTTTAGATATTAAAAATGTAGACATGGTAGAAATCTTTAAATTAGGTGGACTTGAGGTAACCAAAGATGAGGTATTAAAGATCCTCACGAAAATAAATGAAGAAGAAGAGGATAATGAGGATGTGATCATCTGTGATGATCAGATGTTCGATGCCTTTTTAAACGGCTTTATTATTTTTAAAAGAGGAAAGCAAGATCCAAAACCAGGTCAACCTGAAAGACAGGCTCCATCTCTAAAGGAAAGCTCGAATAATCTCCTACTAAAAAAGCTGAAAATCGCTTTGTCATTAACAAGTGAAGACATGCTTCAAATCTTAGAAGATGCAGGAGTTCGTATTACCAAGGGAGAATTAAGTGCCTTATTAAGAAAAGTTGGTCATAAAAACTATAAGTTCTGTGGAGATCGATATGCTCGGAATTTCTTGAAAGGGTTAGCTATTAGATATAGAGGATAGGGATCTATGTTTACGCACACCACACACGTGAGTGCTGTTTACTGCTGGTTTTTGATGTGGCAGGTTTAATGAAGTCTCTTTTTGTAAAGAGGCTTTTTTGTTTTATTGTTGCAAATCAATATACCCGACAATCCAGGATATCTAAAACCCCGTATCTTTTGTCATAAGAACGGGGGAAAATATCGGGATTTTTTAATTTAAACTTGTAAATTTCTCTGGAGTGTTCGGAAAAATTATTTGATCATTTCGACTTTGAGAATTGTAGCTCCACAAGAATATGCTTCGGAAGCGATACCTCGCACGAAGGAAAAGTGGTAGCTTTTTCGAAGATGCCAATCATGTGTTTTGCAAGTGGTTGCTTACGCTCTTCGTGCTCCTTTATCTCTTATGCCCTGTGCCTGTCACCTCATCGAAAAAAGTGGAACAAGCTTCTAATTATTCTGGGATGTTTGTTATTGAAAAAGTTCTAAATATATATAACCTTTTCTAAAAAAGTTAGAATTTTATTAAATCATCTTAATTATTACAATAAAAGTGTAAAGAGGATTTACAAAAACGTTAGAGGGGGAAAAAATAAAAGTTAATCATTTTTACTTCAAAGAATGTAAGCGTTATCAAATTCTTGAAAAAGAATAGAAACAATGGAGGAGAATGATCAATGAATGTATAGCAGCCTAATAGCCCATTAGGGGATTACCATTTATTAAGAATGCAAGTTCAAAACGCGAATCAAGTTATGACCGCACAGGGGGAAAAAGAGATTTTACCATAGTGGAACCTGGTGCAACTCGAACTGTTGTTTTCCGATGCTATTTGTGGATGGTTCGAAAATTCAATTAATCTATGAAAGTGAAGAAAAAAGTAGAGAACTTATTCTATTATGTAGATTATGAGGCATATGACAGCAAGGACTTCAGGGTACAGGGACCGAAGATTAGTTTGTGGGATAGATAATTTATTTAATAATTAAGGGGGCTTGTTACGGTGAAGAAAAAAGGGATTCTATCAATTGTTTCATTATTATTAGTATCATCTCTCTTTTTATCGGGTTGTTCGGGAGAAAAAACAGGAAGTTCAGAAGCAAAAGGTGATAACAAAACGATTACGGTTCTTGTTGAAGGGGGAAGCCCAGCCTTTAAGGTAGCAAAAGAAACCGCTGCGGAATTTAAAGAGGAAACAGGCTATACAGTTAAAATTGAATCCGTTCCCTATACGGGAGTCTATGACAAACTTAAGGCTGAGGTAGCTTCACAGGCAGGAGCATTCGATGTGGCAACCATCGATATACTTTGGTTTCCTGCTCTAGCTGGCGGACTTTTACCGTTAGAAGATCTCATGACAGATGACCTTAAAAATGATTTATTCCCAGGATTAGTAGAAGGCGGAAGTTATCAGAATAAGGTTTATGGAATGCCGGTATGGACAAACGCCAAAAATCTAATCTACCGTAAAGATCTTTTCGAAGATGAAAAGAACAAAGCTGATTTCCAAGCGAAGTATGGATATGAGCTACATCCGCCAACAACATGGGATGAATATAGTGATGTTGCCAAGTTTTTTACTAGAGATACCGATAATGATGGAAAAGTAGATATGTACGGAACAACTGTCTTTGGTGCAAACAATGGAGATGCGGTAGCCAGCTGGCTTGATCATGCAGCCCAAGCAGGTGCGAAACCATTGGTAGTTGGTGATAAAGGCAAAGTTCTTGTCAATACGAAACCGTATGTTGATTCTTTACAATTCTTAGTTGATCTCTTGAAAAAGGATCAATCGGTTCCATCAGGTGCACTTGAAATGGCATCTGCTGAAACTTCTGAGCTATTTTGGAATGGAAAATCCGCGATGATGCTTGCATGGGGTCACTTTTATGTCCCTTCAAATGACTCAAAACAATCAAAGGTAGCAGGAAAAGTTGGAAGTGCTCCAATGATTGGCGGCGGAGCAGGAATAGGTGCTGTCCCGGGCCCATGGTATCAGGTAATTCCTAGTTCCTCCAAAAAACAGGAGATCGCTAAGGAGTACCTCAACTTTATTTATGAAAAGAATGAACTATTTATGAAATCATTGGGCGTAGCAGCGAGAAAATCTGTATTTGAAAGTTATAGCACGAAGCAGGGCTATGAACATTTGAAACCGCTTATGACGACATTAAGCGGACCACAAACACAAAATCGACCTGCTATTAAGGAATGGCAAGAAATTGAAAGTGAAGCACTCATTCCAGCTGTGCAATATGCACTTTCCGGTGAAAAAACACCTCAAGAAGCACTTGATTGGGCAGCAGATGTAATCAAAGATTTATTACCGACACAGTAAAAAATATGTTTAAATAGAACCTTTTCATTGGACTATTTTTTCAATGAAAAGGTTCTAAAAAATAACATTTTGATAGAAAGGAGCGGTTTTCTTGAGACTGAAAAATGGGGCATTATCGACGATCTTTTTCTTTCCTGCAGGGATCTTTATGTTGGTATTTCTGGTCTATCCAATTTTTCTTTTAATTAGAGACAGTTTTTATAAGATTGATATTATTAATCCTACATTACGAGAATTTGTTGGTTTTGCAAACTATACAAACTCGTTGACTTCCGAACGTTTTTTAAAAGCCCTTTGGAACACAGTAGTATATATAGGAGTAGCGGTGGGTATCGAGTTTATCTTAGGGCTTATCCTTGCTTTGCTTCTCAGCAATGCTTTTAAAGGAAGCCAATTTATTCGGACTCTATTGTTAAGCCCGCTTATGCTGGCACCATTAGTTACAGGGATAATTTGGAAATTTATGCTCAATGATCAATTCGGCATTATCAACTGGGGTCTTTATAAACTTGGAATACTTTCTGACCCGCATCAAATACTCTGGTTATCAGACTCACGTTTTGCACTCTATTCTACGATTATTGCAGACATCTGGTTAACAACGCCTTTCATTATGCTCGTTCTATTAGCAGGTATTAAAGGAATTCCTATTAGTTTATATGAATCTGCTGATATGGATGGGGCCAATAAATGGCAAAAGTTCCGTTACATTACTTTTCCTTCTCTTATCCCAGTCGCAACCGTAGCCTTATTAATTCGTATTATTGATGCTGCAAGAACATTTGATATTGTGTGGGTGCTAACGCAAGGAGGACCAGGTTTTTCTTCCGAGCTGCTAAGTACCTATATGTATAAGACATTGACCCGATATGGAGAAGTGGGGCAGTCAAGTGCCATGGCCGTCATTTTTATCATCATTTTATTAGTCCTAAGTTCTTTCTTCATTACAAAAATGTGGTCAC containing:
- the rlmD gene encoding 23S rRNA (uracil(1939)-C(5))-methyltransferase RlmD; this encodes MKQEQSVRITEKQTFPLTIKRLGINGEGVGYFKKQVVFVPGALPGEEVVVEATKVQPKFAEARIKKIRKKSEHRVAPPCPVYEECGGCQLQHLDYRQQLVEKRDIVKQSLERHTKLNVEKLDIRDTLGMENPWNYRNKSQFQVGQRDGNLLAGLYGINSHKLVDIQHCAVQHSATNKATSTVKKILQDLKVSVYNEKTRKGVVRTIVARIGVKTEELQIVLITSQRELPHKDEIVARIKQALPEVTSIVQNVNGQKTSLIFGDETRLLEGREFIQETLGELEFELSARTFFQLNPEQTVNLYNEVKEAAALTGVEKVVDAYCGVGTIGLWLADGADEIRGMDVIADSIEDAEKNAERHGISHATYVVGKAEQVLPKWAKEGWKPDVLVVDPPRTGLDQQLLNTILKVKPKKIVYVSCNPSTLAKDISVLVSKYKVGYIQPVDMFPQTSHIESVTSLILKG
- a CDS encoding YehS family protein, which codes for MNNNDILIRLRYALDIKNVDMVEIFKLGGLEVTKDEVLKILTKINEEEEDNEDVIICDDQMFDAFLNGFIIFKRGKQDPKPGQPERQAPSLKESSNNLLLKKLKIALSLTSEDMLQILEDAGVRITKGELSALLRKVGHKNYKFCGDRYARNFLKGLAIRYRG
- a CDS encoding ABC transporter substrate-binding protein, whose amino-acid sequence is MKKKGILSIVSLLLVSSLFLSGCSGEKTGSSEAKGDNKTITVLVEGGSPAFKVAKETAAEFKEETGYTVKIESVPYTGVYDKLKAEVASQAGAFDVATIDILWFPALAGGLLPLEDLMTDDLKNDLFPGLVEGGSYQNKVYGMPVWTNAKNLIYRKDLFEDEKNKADFQAKYGYELHPPTTWDEYSDVAKFFTRDTDNDGKVDMYGTTVFGANNGDAVASWLDHAAQAGAKPLVVGDKGKVLVNTKPYVDSLQFLVDLLKKDQSVPSGALEMASAETSELFWNGKSAMMLAWGHFYVPSNDSKQSKVAGKVGSAPMIGGGAGIGAVPGPWYQVIPSSSKKQEIAKEYLNFIYEKNELFMKSLGVAARKSVFESYSTKQGYEHLKPLMTTLSGPQTQNRPAIKEWQEIESEALIPAVQYALSGEKTPQEALDWAADVIKDLLPTQ
- a CDS encoding carbohydrate ABC transporter permease, whose product is MRLKNGALSTIFFFPAGIFMLVFLVYPIFLLIRDSFYKIDIINPTLREFVGFANYTNSLTSERFLKALWNTVVYIGVAVGIEFILGLILALLLSNAFKGSQFIRTLLLSPLMLAPLVTGIIWKFMLNDQFGIINWGLYKLGILSDPHQILWLSDSRFALYSTIIADIWLTTPFIMLVLLAGIKGIPISLYESADMDGANKWQKFRYITFPSLIPVATVALLIRIIDAARTFDIVWVLTQGGPGFSSELLSTYMYKTLTRYGEVGQSSAMAVIFIIILLVLSSFFITKMWSPRRRHS